GTACAAGCTGCACAGAGAGCGAATTTGCAGTCACTTTAATACTTTGTGAAAGATAACCGATATAACTGAAATCAAGGGATTTCTCGTCATCCGGCAGGCTTATCGTAAATTCACCTTGTGCATTAGTTATGGTACCCGAGTTTTTAGTATGCAGGCGTACACTGACGCCAGGAACAGGCTGATGATCGGTCTGATCAGTTACCCTGCCGGTAATGGTTTTATACTGTGAAAATGCTGGTATAGACAGCAGTATCAACAGCGAAAAAAGCTGTAGTAATTTTAGTTTCATGTCTGAAAATTTGAAAAGATTTGGGCATAGTTTTCCCTTGCCCCGGAAATTGGGACTGTTAAGAAAATAGCCGGATTAAGGATTGATTAAGAGACGGTAGGTGTACCGGGACCGGGCTTTATGCCAGGAGACAACATCGCATGGAAGGCATGCGGCTTGCATAAATTAACACGCTGAAATCAGGATTGATCAGCGGCAATTGAAGGTCAGTTTTTTTAGCTTCGGAAATCATTTTATAATTGGCATTTGTGTATGATGGCACAAATATACAATGTTCAGATTAAATACTACTATTTTGGTAGTATTTAATCTGAACATTAAAATGCCTTGAGTTTATCCGTTCATTAACTCCTGAAATTTGGCGACAAACTTCCCTACATGATAACCATCCATTAAGGCGTGGCTTACATGGATGGAAACATTCATGGCCTTGCTGGTTTCTGTGGTGGTTAGTTTGCTGAATGATATCTTGGGGGCACTATCTTCCATTGAAAAAGATCTGGCATGCGACAAAGCAGAAAAGTCTATCCAGGGAAGGGCGGAGTAATGAATTACATTTTCACTGAATACCTCAGGGAATAGTCCGGTTCCTTTTGAAACCCGGTCAGCTTCTTGTTGCGCCAAGCCATAAAAATCCTCTAAATCTTCCTTAAATTCCATATAAGAGAAACCAAAAGTTTCATCAGCACGGCCAATTGTTGCCGAAGCATTAACCT
The sequence above is drawn from the Pedobacter cryoconitis genome and encodes:
- a CDS encoding chloramphenicol acetyltransferase; this encodes MEKELDIANWKRKEHFHFFRKFEEPFFGVTVKIDCTKAYAQAKQSGKSFFLYYLYQSLKAANTIEEFKYRIKGEKVIVYDQVNASATIGRADETFGFSYMEFKEDLEDFYGLAQQEADRVSKGTGLFPEVFSENVIHYSALPWIDFSALSHARSFSMEDSAPKISFSKLTTTETSKAMNVSIHVSHALMDGYHVGKFVAKFQELMNG